ACCCTCGACGCATCATATCGGCTGCGTTGCAGCGGATAAATACGCGTTCCCTGAAAACTCCGTTTGCGTTCGGCTAACAATCGGCCATGGGTCGCGCGGGCGCCCTATGGCGGTCACACGGTCACGACGATCTTGCCGAACTGGCCGTTTTCCTCCAGATGGCAGTGGACGTCCAGGATATCGTCGAACTTGAAGGTACGATCGATCACCGGTTCGAGTGCGCCGCTCTCCAGGCCTTTGAGGACAAATTCCATTGCCGCTTCGCGGCGGATCTGATCGCCGCTCGGATGCTTCACGACCGCGTAGTCAGGCGCGGTGATGACTTCGCCGTAGGTCGAGTAGTGCGGTAGGGTTGCTAATTAAGATTGCTAATTAAATTGATTGACTAAAACTTCGATCTACCGTCGACGCATAACGTCTCGCCGGTGATCCAGCGCGCGTCATCCGAGGCCAGAAAAGTCACGATGCCGCCGATGTCCTCGGGCCGCGCGGTCCGCTTGAACGTCTGCATCGCGAGCTCGGCCTCGCGACCACCCCCGGTTGCCGCGAGCACCGGCATGCCACCGGCTGAGCGGATCTGCGCGACCACTTCGTTCGCCGCCTGGTCTTCGTGACAATAATGCACGAGCACCTGGGCGCCTGCGTGTGCAAGGGCCAGCGCGCTGGCGCGGCCAATGCCGCGCGAGGCGCCCGTGACGAGCGCGGTCTTGCCGCTGAGAGGGCTCATAGTCGGACTTGTCGCGTTTCAATGCTCACCGCTGATCACCACAACCGGTGTGCTCATGTCGGTTCTTCAACGGCATAGATGGAAGGCATGAGGCGCAGCCGCTACCGAACCCGATCGTGCTGATCGTGTTGCCGTCGCTTCCGCCTCTGCTGCTCAATCTAGCCGGGGCTTGCGCAAAGTGAAAAGACTTTGTAGGCTGGCCGGCATGCCTGTCAGGCATGGACCGCCACCGAGGGCCTATGGAGCTTCGCCATTTGCGGTATTTCATCGCCGTCGCCGAGACCGGCAGCTTGACGGTTGCAGCCGAACGCCGGCTGTTCACCTCGCAGCCGTCGCTGAGCCGCCAGATTCGCGATCTGGAAGAGGAGGTCGGTGCCGAACTGTTCAATCGCAGCGCGCGTGGCGTCGAGCTGACCGCGTCGGGCAAGGCGTTTCTCGATCATGCGCGGCTCGCGCTGTCGCAAGTCGATGCCGCCACCGAAGCCGCGCGGCGCGCCTCGCAGCCCACCAGGCAGGTCTTCGCGCTGGGCTTTCTGACGGGCGAGGAGATGACGTGGCTGCCGCGCGCGATGCAGGTGCTGCGCGACGAATTGCCGAAGATCGACGTTACCGTGTCGAGTCACTATTCACCGGATCTGGCCGACGGGCTGGCGCGCGGCAAGCTCGATCTCGCGTTTCTACGCGCCGAACCGGGTTTCGATCTCGACTATCGCGTGGTGAGCCGCGAGAAACTCATTGTGCTGATGCCGAGTGACCATCCGCTGACCGAGCGCACCAGCATCCGCCCCGAGGATTTCAGGGGCGAGCCCTTCATCATGGCGACGAACAAGGCGACGGTGCTGAATCAGGTGATCCTGGGGTATCTGCGCGAGAACGCGATCGATGTCGCGCCCGAACACGGGGTCGACAATCTCGCGATGGCTATGTCGCTGGTGGCGTCGACGCGTGGGCTCGCGCTATTGCCGGAGTACGCCAACAATCTGCTCCCGTGGTCGGTGGTAAGCCGTCCGCTCGAAGGCGAGGCTCCGACCATCGATCTGGTGATCGGTTATAGCAAGTCGAATACGTCTGCCGTGTTGAAGCTGTTTCTTTCCAGAGCGGACGAGTTGATGGGCGGACTGTATTCGACGACGAGTATCTGACCTGAGTTCGCCCTCAACGACCCGCCATGACACAGCCGGGATGTTGGAGGGTGCTCAACCATCAGGCGATGCCGCCCAGCTTCAAGGCATCGAGCGTCATGTGTGCGCCGAGCGTGACCAGAACGGCTCCCATCGCCCAGCGTTGCGCCAGCAGAAGTCCCGGCCGTCTCGCGAGGAACGTCGCCATGCTGCCGGAGCAGACGGCTACGAAGCCATTGACCGAAGCGAACGCAACAATCAACGACGAGCCAAGCACGAGCGATTGCCTGAGTACGCTGCCGTCCTGATAGTCGATGAATTGCGGCAGGAGCGACAGGAAGATCATCGCCAGCTTGGGATTCAGCAGACTGGTCGTGGCGCCCATCGCGAGGAGCCGGCGGGGCTGCTCACGAGGCAGTTCGCGAACTTCGAGGGGAGAGCGGCCACCCGGCTTCACCGCCTGCCACGCCAGATAGAACAGATACGCGGCACCCACCGCACCCAACGCGCTGGCTGCATAAGGCACGCTCAGGAACAACGCCGTGATGCCGAACGCTGCCGCGAACATATAGAAGAGGTATCCGAGCATGACGCCCGCTAGCGATATCAAGCCGGCCGTGCGTCCTTGCGCAATGGAGCGCGACATCACGTAGACCATGTTCGGGCCGGGCGTCACAGCCAGCATGCCACCCACCATCAGAAATCCGTAAATCGACCCTGTACCGTGCATTTCGCGGGCTCCCCCAAGTGCGCATGGGTCGTAGTATCGGTTTGACGCTTAATCTGGTAAAACGAATTAAATTGAATGAATTGATCAGATTTTCTGACGAACATGAAAAAACTCGATCTGGACGTGCTTGAAATGCTGGTCGCGGTTGCCGATACGGGATCGTTTGCTAGAGGTGCGGAGTCCGTGCATCGTTCGCCGTCGGCGGTGAGCATGCAGGTCAAGGCGCTTGAAGAAGCGCTGGGAAAGCCGCTCTTCGTGCGCAGCACGCGTAACGTGGCGATTACCGCAGAGGGCAAGACGCTGCTGGACTATGGCCGGCGAATGCTGGCGATGCGCGAGGAAGCGTGGGCGTCGGTCGTTCGCCCGGAGATGAAGGGCCGCGTCACGATTGGCGTGCCTGACGACTACGTTTCTTCGGTGCTGCCCCAGGTTCTGGGAAAGTTTGCCATGGCTCATCCACGTGTCGAGATTCGGGTCATCGGTCTGCCTAGCAGCGCGCTCGCGCCCTTGCTCAAAGACAACACGCTAGATCTCGCGTGTATGACGAAAACAAAGGGCGTCGCAGGCGATTTCATCCGTTTCGAGCCGATGGTGTGGGCCGGGTCGTCCGCAAGAAAGGTGTGGAAAGAGCGTCCGCTTCCGCTTGCCGTTTTCGCCGACGGCAGCACTGCGCGTGCTTATGCCGTCAGCGCGCTTCAGCGTGCAAATATCAAGTATCGGATGTCCTACGAAAGCCCGAGTTTGCTGGGCCTGATCAGCATGGTCGAAGCCGGGCTCGCGGTCGCGCCGCTCGCAAGATGCAGCGTGCCGGACCATCTGGTTCAGTTGTCGCAGAACGAAGGCTTGCCGCCCCTGGACGAGCTCGAAGTCATTCTTGCGCGCAGTGCCCGGTCTGCGCGACCGCCCTGCGATTTTCTCGCTGAGCAGATTCTGGCCGAGTTGAGGACCTGATGCGGTGGTTCTGCTTCGAGGGCGATGTGCGACAGAACGTAGTTAGCCTTCAAAGCCGTTCAATGATCGCCTTCGCCGCGGCCGGATTGCGCTCCTTGAAACCGCTGATCACGTAGAGATAAACATCGCGCCCGCCCTTGGCGGCGGCCTTCGCCTCCACCGGCTGCAGATCGTCAGGGACCGTGCCGGCGGCCAACTGACGGGCCCGCTCGGCCCATGCGTCGAGCGCCTTCTTCGAATAGCCTTGCGCCTGCGCGTCGGACGTCCCCATGATGCGCGCATACACGAACGGCGCGGTGATGTTGGCGATCTGCGGATAGTCGCTGTCGCCGGCGAGTACGATCGCCACGTCGTATTTGCGCGCCAACGTGACGAAGGTTTCAGTGCGGAAACTCTCGTGCCGCACTTCGACAGCATGCCTCAGCGTAAGGCCGTCCAGTTTCTTCGGCAGCAAGGCCAGAAATGCTTCGAAATCCTCTGCATCGAATTGCTTGGTGGTGGCGAACTGCCAGTTGATCGGGCCGAGTTTCTGTTTCAGATGCTCGAGGCCGCTGCCGAAGAAGCGCTCGATACTGTCGCCGGCTTCGGCCAGCACGCGCCGGTTCGTCGCGTAGCGCGGCGCCTTTAAGGCGAACGCGAAGTCGTCGGGCGTTTCGTCGTGCCACTTCATATAGCTCTCGGGCTTTTGCAAGCCGTAGAACGTGCCGTTGATTTCGATGGTGGTCAACTGGCGGCTCGCGTACTCGAGCTCGCGCTTTTGCGTGAGGTCGTCGGGATAAAACACGCCGCGCCATGGGGCATAGGTCCAGCCTCCAATGCCGACCCGAATGTGCGGTTTCGTGCGCGTTGCCATATGCAGTTTTCCTCGTTGTTCCGGTTTGCCTTCGGCGAGCGCCCAGCTTAACGCAGCCGCCGTGCCGTTGTCTCAGATCTGCCGCAAACACCTTCTCCTGCTGCCCGCAGGCCCTCATTGGCTATCTCAAAACGGGATAGTTGTTATCTGTTATATCGCGTTGCGCGATATGCCGGGTAGTCGGCACACTGGGGCCACAAATCAATCGCCGCAGCAAGGAGACAATCATGCGCACTCAAGTCGGCATCATCGGCGCCGGGCCGGCAGGCCTGCTTCTTTCCCATTTGCTTCATCTGCGTGGCATCGAGTCGGTCGTGCTCGAATCGCGTACGCGTGAGCAGATCGAATCCACCATTCGTGCAGGCGTGCTCGAACAGGGCACGATGGACTTGCTGAGCGAATCCGGCGTCGGCGCGCGCATGAAGGCGGAGGGTGCGCTGCATCACGGTTTCGAACTGGCCTACGAGGGCAAGCGTCGGCGTATCGATCTGACCGGACTGACGGGCCATGCCATCACCGTCTATGCGCAGCACGAGGTTATCAAGGACCTGGTCGCCGCGCGCGTGGAGGCGGGCGGCGCCTTGCTGTTCGGCGTCTCCGAGACGTCGATACACGGCATCGATACCGCCGCCCCATCGATCCGCTTCACACATCAAGGCGAGCCGTGCGAACTCCAGTGCGACTTCGTGATCGGCTGCGACGGCTCGCAAGGGGTGTCGCGTGCGTCGATCCCCGCGGCGTTGCGCAAGGACTATGAACGGGTCTATCCGTTCGGCTGGTTCGGGATTCTCTGCGAAGGACCGCCGTCGTCCGACGAACTGATCTATGCGCGCCATGAACGCGGTTTTGCACTCGTCAGCACCCGTTCGGCGAACGTGCAGCGGATGTATTTCCAGTGCGACCCGAAGGAGTCGGTGAACAACTGGTCCGACGATCGCATCTGGGCTGAGCTGCATGCACGGGTCGATTCCGCGGACGGTCAGAAGGTGGTGGACGGCAAGATATTCCAGAAGAATATTGTCGGCATGCGCAGTTTTGTTTCGACCACCATGCAGCATGGCCGGCTCTTTCTGGCCGGCGATGCGGCGCATATCGTGCCGCCTACCGGGGCGAAAGGCCTGAACCTTGCCGTGGCGGACGTGCGCGTGCTAACCGCTGCCTTGCGGGCGTTCTATGAAGAGAACCGCACGGATCTGCTCGATGGCTACAGCGCTACCGCGCTCAAACGCATCTGGCGTGCCGAGCATTTCTCGTACTGGATGACGCGCATGATGCACCGGCTCGACGATGCTTCGCCGTTCGAGCAGCAGCTTCAGGTCGCGGAACTGGAGCATGTCACGACCTCGCGTGCCGCGGCCACCGCGATGGCGGAGAACTACGTGGGTGTGGCGCCGGTATAGGCCAACGCGCTGGCCGGAAGATCGGATGCGCGAAGCGACGCGTTACGCACCATCCGCACCACCGACCTTCCGGCCGCGCCGCCCAGCCGGCGCGGCTGCGCTTGCCGCCCGCTGCGCCGCTTCGACCGTCTCGGCCGCTTCCAGGCGCCGGCTTGCTTCGCCCACCTCATGCCTGAATTGCACCAACGCGGCCAGCGCCGCATCGGGCGGCTGCAGGGCCGCCCATAACACTTCGATCAGACTGTCCGCGGTGGCTTCGATATCCGTGCGGCGGTTGGCGAGCGTCGCGTCCCACAAGACGTGCTCCATCGGCCCGAACACCATGGAACGCAAGAGCCGCAACGGCACATCCGCGCGCACCTGGCCGGTTTCCTGGCCGTGCGCCAGCACGCGCATCAGCGGGGCCGTATAGCGCCGCTGCATATCGGTCAGCGTTTCGCTGAGTTCGTGATGCCGCGCACGCCCCTCCGACAGCACCAGCGCGCACAGGTCCGTGCCGTTCACCAGCATCAATCGCAGATGCATCCGCACAATGAAGGCGAATTGTTGCCGCACGCTGCCGTCGCGCGGCAGGCCGGTTTCGATTGCCTCGATGATTTCGTCATACCAGTCGCCGATCACCCGCGCGCACAACTCGCGCTT
Above is a genomic segment from Paraburkholderia phenazinium containing:
- a CDS encoding 4-hydroxybenzoate 3-monooxygenase; translated protein: MRTQVGIIGAGPAGLLLSHLLHLRGIESVVLESRTREQIESTIRAGVLEQGTMDLLSESGVGARMKAEGALHHGFELAYEGKRRRIDLTGLTGHAITVYAQHEVIKDLVAARVEAGGALLFGVSETSIHGIDTAAPSIRFTHQGEPCELQCDFVIGCDGSQGVSRASIPAALRKDYERVYPFGWFGILCEGPPSSDELIYARHERGFALVSTRSANVQRMYFQCDPKESVNNWSDDRIWAELHARVDSADGQKVVDGKIFQKNIVGMRSFVSTTMQHGRLFLAGDAAHIVPPTGAKGLNLAVADVRVLTAALRAFYEENRTDLLDGYSATALKRIWRAEHFSYWMTRMMHRLDDASPFEQQLQVAELEHVTTSRAAATAMAENYVGVAPV
- a CDS encoding DUF72 domain-containing protein — protein: MATRTKPHIRVGIGGWTYAPWRGVFYPDDLTQKRELEYASRQLTTIEINGTFYGLQKPESYMKWHDETPDDFAFALKAPRYATNRRVLAEAGDSIERFFGSGLEHLKQKLGPINWQFATTKQFDAEDFEAFLALLPKKLDGLTLRHAVEVRHESFRTETFVTLARKYDVAIVLAGDSDYPQIANITAPFVYARIMGTSDAQAQGYSKKALDAWAERARQLAAGTVPDDLQPVEAKAAAKGGRDVYLYVISGFKERNPAAAKAIIERL
- a CDS encoding SDR family oxidoreductase; translated protein: MPVLAATGGGREAELAMQTFKRTARPEDIGGIVTFLASDDARWITGETLCVDGRSKF
- a CDS encoding zinc-binding dehydrogenase, translated to MKHPSGDQIRREAAMEFVLKGLESGALEPVIDRTFKFDDILDVHCHLEENGQFGKIVVTV
- a CDS encoding LysR family transcriptional regulator, whose protein sequence is MELRHLRYFIAVAETGSLTVAAERRLFTSQPSLSRQIRDLEEEVGAELFNRSARGVELTASGKAFLDHARLALSQVDAATEAARRASQPTRQVFALGFLTGEEMTWLPRAMQVLRDELPKIDVTVSSHYSPDLADGLARGKLDLAFLRAEPGFDLDYRVVSREKLIVLMPSDHPLTERTSIRPEDFRGEPFIMATNKATVLNQVILGYLRENAIDVAPEHGVDNLAMAMSLVASTRGLALLPEYANNLLPWSVVSRPLEGEAPTIDLVIGYSKSNTSAVLKLFLSRADELMGGLYSTTSI
- a CDS encoding TetR/AcrR family transcriptional regulator, which gives rise to MAAPKAVTRAEAPASRRQPAGRKSQQRVKEILQAGRDVFSEKGYERATTAEIAQRLGISEATVFSYFRGKRELCARVIGDWYDEIIEAIETGLPRDGSVRQQFAFIVRMHLRLMLVNGTDLCALVLSEGRARHHELSETLTDMQRRYTAPLMRVLAHGQETGQVRADVPLRLLRSMVFGPMEHVLWDATLANRRTDIEATADSLIEVLWAALQPPDAALAALVQFRHEVGEASRRLEAAETVEAAQRAASAAAPAGRRGRKVGGADGA
- a CDS encoding LysE family translocator yields the protein MHGTGSIYGFLMVGGMLAVTPGPNMVYVMSRSIAQGRTAGLISLAGVMLGYLFYMFAAAFGITALFLSVPYAASALGAVGAAYLFYLAWQAVKPGGRSPLEVRELPREQPRRLLAMGATTSLLNPKLAMIFLSLLPQFIDYQDGSVLRQSLVLGSSLIVAFASVNGFVAVCSGSMATFLARRPGLLLAQRWAMGAVLVTLGAHMTLDALKLGGIA
- a CDS encoding LysR family transcriptional regulator, giving the protein MKKLDLDVLEMLVAVADTGSFARGAESVHRSPSAVSMQVKALEEALGKPLFVRSTRNVAITAEGKTLLDYGRRMLAMREEAWASVVRPEMKGRVTIGVPDDYVSSVLPQVLGKFAMAHPRVEIRVIGLPSSALAPLLKDNTLDLACMTKTKGVAGDFIRFEPMVWAGSSARKVWKERPLPLAVFADGSTARAYAVSALQRANIKYRMSYESPSLLGLISMVEAGLAVAPLARCSVPDHLVQLSQNEGLPPLDELEVILARSARSARPPCDFLAEQILAELRT